One window of Oscillibacter hominis genomic DNA carries:
- a CDS encoding helix-turn-helix transcriptional regulator yields MEAGKLELLKQVAKGIARQFGSNCEVVVHDLSRHPDHSIVAIENGHVTGREVGGGASHVVLEQMKEADAQPEDHLCYLTRTPDGKILKSSTVYIRNNRGRVSAILSINYDISALSMVEQAVHDLVSTGEPEQAEPEKIVNVNELLDDLIAQSVALVGKPVALMNKDDKVRAIRFLSDSGAFLVTKSGDKVAKYFGISKYTLYSYIDSKQEGKRHD; encoded by the coding sequence CTGGAAGCGGGAAAACTGGAACTGCTCAAGCAGGTGGCAAAGGGGATTGCCAGACAGTTCGGCAGCAACTGCGAGGTGGTGGTCCACGACCTGAGCCGCCACCCGGACCACTCCATTGTTGCCATTGAAAACGGACACGTCACCGGCAGAGAGGTGGGCGGCGGGGCCTCCCATGTGGTGCTGGAGCAGATGAAGGAGGCCGACGCCCAGCCGGAGGACCACCTTTGCTACCTGACGCGCACCCCGGACGGGAAGATACTCAAATCCTCCACCGTGTACATCCGCAACAACCGGGGCCGGGTCTCCGCCATCTTGTCCATCAACTATGACATCTCCGCTTTGAGCATGGTGGAGCAGGCGGTCCACGACCTGGTCTCCACCGGGGAGCCGGAGCAGGCGGAGCCGGAGAAGATCGTCAACGTCAATGAGCTGCTGGACGATCTGATCGCCCAGTCCGTAGCGCTGGTGGGCAAGCCCGTAGCACTGATGAACAAGGATGATAAGGTCAGGGCCATTCGTTTTCTCAGCGACAGCGGCGCATTTCTGGTAACCAAGTCCGGCGACAAGGTCGCCAAATACTTCGGCATCTCGAAATACACACTCTATTCTTATATTGATTCAAAACAGGAGGGCAAACGTCATGATTGA
- a CDS encoding pyridoxal-5-phosphate-dependent protein subunit beta, with translation MIDLSINKQGLEHNIEKAKESNVIIPTIAQMEHPETIPEKIQEKLKTVGLWDVNPLNLFRITWKNEAKESGGLFQAVPNYVELPSELTGVKCRIIAMAGKWFPTGCHKVGASFGCLAPRLVTGQFDATYHHAVWPSTGNYCRGGAFNSKLLACDSVAILPAEMSKERFEWLSKIAGQVIATPGCESNVKEIFDKTWELKKDPTMMIFNQFEEMGNPLWHYNVTGNALADLYEAVKRPGDRFAGACFTSGSAGTMSAGDLLKEKYPNLKLAVGEALQCPTILENGFGGHRIEGIGDKHIPWIHNVKNTDMAIAIDDEDSQRLLRLFNTAEGQKYLKEELKLSDELIEKLTWLGISGIANVLCCIKMAKYYELTEHDVVGTVLTDSAAMYQSRVEELDEMHGAYDVHEAALDHNLHMLGLKTDNLMELTYTDRKRIHNLKYYTWVEQQARDVKDLNALWYDTENTWDAVHKQAKDLDELINEFNEATGLLKAL, from the coding sequence ATGATTGATCTGAGCATCAACAAGCAGGGTCTGGAGCACAACATCGAAAAGGCCAAAGAGAGCAATGTCATCATCCCCACCATCGCCCAGATGGAGCACCCGGAGACCATTCCGGAGAAGATTCAGGAAAAGCTGAAAACCGTGGGCCTGTGGGACGTGAACCCCTTGAACCTCTTCCGCATTACCTGGAAAAACGAGGCGAAGGAGAGCGGCGGCTTGTTCCAGGCTGTGCCCAATTACGTGGAGCTGCCCTCCGAGCTGACCGGCGTGAAGTGCCGCATCATCGCCATGGCGGGCAAGTGGTTCCCCACCGGCTGCCATAAGGTGGGCGCCTCCTTCGGCTGCCTGGCCCCCCGCCTGGTGACCGGCCAGTTTGACGCTACATACCACCACGCCGTGTGGCCCTCCACCGGCAACTACTGCCGCGGCGGCGCCTTTAACTCCAAGCTGCTGGCCTGCGACAGCGTGGCCATCCTGCCCGCTGAGATGAGCAAGGAGCGCTTTGAGTGGCTCTCCAAGATCGCCGGCCAGGTCATCGCCACCCCGGGCTGCGAGTCCAACGTGAAGGAGATATTCGACAAGACCTGGGAGCTGAAGAAGGACCCCACCATGATGATCTTCAACCAGTTTGAGGAGATGGGCAACCCCCTGTGGCACTACAACGTCACCGGCAACGCCCTGGCCGACCTCTATGAGGCCGTCAAGCGGCCGGGCGACCGCTTTGCCGGCGCCTGCTTCACCTCCGGCTCCGCCGGCACCATGAGCGCCGGAGACCTGCTGAAGGAGAAGTACCCCAATTTGAAGCTGGCGGTGGGCGAGGCGCTCCAGTGCCCCACCATCCTGGAAAACGGCTTCGGCGGACACCGCATCGAAGGCATCGGCGACAAGCACATCCCCTGGATTCACAACGTGAAGAACACCGACATGGCCATCGCCATTGACGACGAGGACTCCCAGCGGCTGCTGCGCCTGTTCAACACCGCCGAGGGCCAGAAGTACCTGAAAGAGGAGCTGAAGCTCAGCGATGAGCTGATCGAGAAGCTGACGTGGCTTGGCATCTCCGGCATTGCCAACGTGCTCTGCTGCATCAAGATGGCCAAATACTATGAGCTGACCGAGCATGACGTGGTGGGCACGGTCCTCACCGACTCCGCGGCGATGTACCAGTCCCGCGTGGAGGAGCTGGACGAGATGCACGGCGCCTACGACGTCCATGAGGCGGCTCTGGACCACAATCTCCATATGCTGGGGCTGAAGACCGACAATCTGATGGAGCTGACCTACACCGACCGCAAGCGCATCCACAACCTGAAGTACTACACCTGGGTGGAGCAGCAGGCCAGGGACGTGAAGGACCTCAATGCCCTGTGGTACGACACCGAGAACACATGGGACGCCGTTCACAAGCAGGCCAAGGACCTGGATGAGCTGATCAACGAGTTCAACGAGGCCACCGGCCTTCTGAAGGCGCTGTAA